The following coding sequences lie in one Niabella agricola genomic window:
- a CDS encoding aceric acid hydrolase, with product MKQYFLTISLALCNIGTTVYTQQGLVNTGNSPYAALSTVGLGAVQFTDGFWAERFAVCRNEMVPTLWKTYTSDTICYAFQNFRIAAGLDTGTFRGPSFHDGDFYKTLEALSAMYAVTKDPGLNQRLEQAIAVVGKAQRADGYIYTKNIITQRRTGAQKMFEDRLSFEAYNFGHLMTAACVHYRATGKTNLLNIAAKAADFLTGFYNTATPEQARNAICPSHYMGLAELYRTTHQKKYLQLLVKLIDLRGAVEGTDDNSDRAPFRAMKKIVGHAVRANYLMAGVADLYAENGDQTLKTTLDQLWDNVIFTKMYITGGCGALYDGVSVDGTSYNPDTVQKVHQSYGRDYQLPNLSAHNETCANIGNMLWNWRMFLLTGEERYMNIVELALYNGVLSGVSLDGKDYFYTNPLAAARDYPYQLRWNGGRKPYISLSNCCPPNLVRTLAEVGNYMYGIGKNGLYINTYSSNQLKTTWDGNKIQLTQQTAYPWEGNITLTIQRAPAAMPLYLRIPGWCKNAVVKCKGTTQNVTGGQYIRLDKNWKPGDKIELNLDMPVQLMESNPLVEETRNQVSIKRGPVVYCLESPDYKGNNITDLLIPADIKLSPVPEAIGKARFIALTGTAKAVTVENRKQDLYREVRKELRPEPVTLIPYYAWANRGASDMRVWLPLTR from the coding sequence ATGAAGCAATATTTTTTGACAATAAGCCTGGCCTTGTGTAATATCGGCACTACTGTTTACACCCAGCAAGGCCTTGTAAATACAGGCAACAGTCCCTATGCCGCCTTGTCGACAGTGGGCCTGGGAGCGGTTCAATTTACCGATGGCTTTTGGGCGGAACGTTTTGCGGTCTGTCGCAATGAAATGGTGCCCACGCTCTGGAAAACGTATACCAGTGATACGATCTGTTATGCATTTCAGAATTTCAGGATTGCTGCGGGGCTGGATACCGGGACTTTCAGGGGGCCTTCTTTTCACGATGGTGATTTTTATAAAACGCTGGAAGCATTGTCGGCCATGTATGCGGTTACAAAAGATCCTGGATTGAATCAGCGGCTGGAACAAGCCATTGCGGTGGTCGGTAAAGCACAGCGGGCAGACGGTTATATCTATACAAAAAATATCATCACCCAGCGGCGTACCGGCGCACAAAAGATGTTTGAAGACAGGCTTAGCTTTGAAGCCTATAATTTTGGCCACCTGATGACTGCGGCCTGTGTGCATTACCGGGCAACGGGTAAAACCAACCTGCTAAACATTGCTGCGAAGGCTGCAGATTTCCTGACCGGGTTTTATAATACCGCCACGCCGGAGCAGGCACGCAACGCCATTTGTCCTTCGCACTATATGGGCCTGGCGGAATTGTACCGTACCACGCATCAAAAAAAATACCTCCAGCTGCTGGTAAAATTGATCGACCTCCGCGGTGCCGTAGAAGGTACGGATGATAACAGCGACCGTGCCCCCTTTCGCGCAATGAAAAAGATCGTAGGGCATGCTGTAAGGGCCAACTACCTGATGGCGGGGGTGGCAGACCTGTATGCAGAAAACGGGGATCAAACGTTGAAAACAACATTGGATCAGTTATGGGATAATGTCATCTTCACAAAGATGTACATCACCGGCGGTTGCGGCGCCTTGTATGACGGTGTTTCAGTAGACGGTACCTCCTATAACCCCGATACGGTACAAAAAGTACATCAGTCTTACGGGAGAGATTACCAGCTGCCCAATTTAAGCGCACACAATGAAACCTGTGCCAATATCGGTAATATGCTCTGGAACTGGCGCATGTTCTTACTGACCGGGGAGGAGCGCTATATGAATATCGTGGAACTGGCTTTGTACAATGGCGTGTTGAGTGGGGTGAGCCTGGACGGGAAGGATTATTTTTATACCAACCCGCTTGCGGCAGCAAGGGACTACCCTTACCAGCTACGGTGGAACGGTGGACGGAAGCCTTATATCAGCCTGTCGAATTGCTGTCCGCCCAACCTGGTACGAACCCTTGCGGAAGTGGGTAACTATATGTATGGTATCGGCAAAAACGGCTTGTACATCAATACCTACAGCAGCAACCAGCTCAAAACAACATGGGATGGAAATAAAATACAATTGACGCAACAAACCGCCTATCCCTGGGAGGGGAATATAACCCTTACCATTCAAAGAGCGCCGGCAGCCATGCCCCTTTACCTGCGCATCCCGGGGTGGTGCAAAAACGCTGTGGTAAAATGCAAGGGAACCACACAGAACGTAACGGGCGGACAATATATACGATTAGATAAGAACTGGAAGCCGGGCGATAAAATTGAACTAAACCTGGACATGCCGGTTCAGTTGATGGAAAGCAATCCGCTGGTGGAGGAGACCCGTAACCAGGTGTCGATAAAAAGGGGGCCGGTTGTTTATTGCCTGGAATCTCCGGATTATAAAGGAAACAATATAACAGACCTGCTGATTCCGGCAGATATAAAATTGAGCCCTGTACCGGAAGCCATTGGTAAAGCGCGATTCATAGCTCTAACCGGAACCGCAAAAGCCGTTACCGTGGAAAACAGGAAGCAGGACCTTTACCGGGAGGTAAGAAAGGAATTGCGGCCGGAACCGGTAACATTGATTCCTTATTATGCCTGGGCAAACAGGGGCGCATCGGATATGCGCGTTTGGTTACCATTAACACGCTAA
- a CDS encoding alpha-L-rhamnosidase-related protein translates to MKGNFIWLRAVVQVAAALCHSLVQRCKVQRLKPFVCLCVFASSWLTASAQTWIWYPGDYEIWLSNEMQNRRTERGTFYPVFWKVDSHYPLVDFHKDFNLAQPETVTIRAEGRYSVKLDGRAFPGTPAAIEVPAGKHKINIKVFNQATPPTVFVKGTIIVSDSSWRVTFEDKEWIDETGKASDLSATVFKHAGSWNFNDAAATPSAYKLPVAPAAAVSAEKANGTLLVDFGREIFGFVKLHGVKGRGTISLYYGESREEALDTAASETFDRITIDQVKAGDTINPHSKALRYVNIVTDGDVQLDHASLLHEYARLEDKGDFRCNDEAINRIYDVSKYTLHLSTREFFVDGIKRDRWIWSGDAYQSYLMNYYLMNDNETVKRTTYALRGKDPVTGHINTIMDYTFYWFMGVYDYYLYSGDKDFLVQNYGRMKSLMDFVWNRRNKDGLLEGLPGDWIFIDWATGLSKEGEVSFEQLLFARGLETMALCAELAGRREDAMQYKTAAAELKQKLFSIYWSDTAKALVHSRVNGQPTKNVTRYANMFAIFFNYFNEQQKQAVKTSVLLNKNVPEITTPYMRFYELEALCALGEQGYVLKEMKDYWGGMLRLGATSFWEEYDPSKKGAEHYAMYGRKYGKSLCHAWGASPLYLLGKYYLGISPTAPGYTEYEVKPALGGLKWMEGKVPTPAGTIELYCSDKEIKITSPVGTGKLIIASKTKPVCKEGEIVSKGNNVYALTIEKDKKYSIRYQAM, encoded by the coding sequence ATGAAAGGAAATTTTATTTGGTTACGGGCTGTAGTGCAGGTGGCCGCTGCGTTGTGTCACTCACTTGTACAGCGGTGCAAGGTTCAGCGTTTGAAACCCTTCGTGTGTCTTTGTGTCTTTGCGTCTTCGTGGCTCACCGCATCCGCCCAAACCTGGATCTGGTATCCCGGCGACTATGAGATATGGTTGTCGAATGAGATGCAGAACCGGCGAACGGAACGGGGTACTTTTTACCCGGTATTCTGGAAGGTAGACAGTCACTATCCCCTGGTAGATTTTCATAAGGATTTTAACCTGGCGCAGCCGGAAACCGTAACGATCCGTGCGGAAGGAAGATACAGCGTAAAGCTGGATGGCAGGGCCTTTCCCGGAACACCGGCGGCGATTGAAGTACCGGCAGGTAAACACAAGATCAATATCAAAGTATTCAACCAGGCCACACCGCCCACGGTATTTGTAAAAGGAACAATCATCGTATCGGACAGCAGCTGGCGGGTAACCTTTGAAGATAAGGAATGGATCGATGAAACGGGCAAAGCATCGGATCTGTCGGCCACGGTATTCAAACATGCGGGCAGCTGGAATTTTAATGATGCTGCAGCAACACCATCAGCTTATAAATTGCCGGTAGCACCTGCGGCAGCCGTATCAGCAGAAAAAGCAAACGGAACCTTGCTGGTAGATTTTGGAAGGGAAATCTTTGGCTTTGTGAAGTTGCATGGGGTAAAGGGCCGGGGTACGATCTCTCTTTACTATGGTGAAAGCCGGGAAGAGGCGCTGGATACGGCTGCGTCGGAGACCTTTGATCGTATTACAATTGATCAGGTAAAGGCCGGCGATACCATCAATCCGCATTCAAAGGCATTGCGATATGTAAATATTGTAACGGATGGTGATGTGCAACTGGATCATGCCTCCCTTTTGCATGAGTATGCACGGCTGGAAGATAAAGGGGACTTCCGCTGCAATGATGAAGCGATCAACCGGATCTATGACGTATCGAAATACACATTACACCTGAGCACGCGGGAGTTTTTTGTAGACGGGATCAAGCGCGACCGCTGGATCTGGAGCGGGGATGCCTATCAGAGCTACCTGATGAACTATTACCTGATGAATGACAATGAAACCGTAAAGCGTACCACCTATGCATTGCGTGGAAAGGATCCCGTAACGGGTCATATCAACACCATTATGGATTATACCTTTTACTGGTTTATGGGGGTTTATGATTATTACCTGTATAGCGGCGATAAAGATTTCCTGGTACAGAATTACGGACGGATGAAGTCCCTGATGGATTTTGTCTGGAATCGGCGCAATAAGGATGGCCTGCTGGAGGGGTTGCCGGGCGACTGGATTTTTATCGACTGGGCGACGGGGTTGAGCAAGGAGGGAGAAGTGAGCTTTGAGCAATTACTTTTTGCACGCGGACTGGAAACCATGGCCCTTTGCGCCGAACTGGCGGGGCGCCGGGAAGATGCTATGCAATATAAAACGGCGGCGGCAGAGCTGAAGCAAAAACTGTTTTCTATTTACTGGAGCGATACTGCAAAAGCACTGGTGCACAGCCGGGTGAATGGTCAACCCACCAAAAATGTGACCCGTTATGCCAACATGTTCGCGATCTTCTTTAATTATTTTAACGAGCAGCAGAAACAGGCGGTAAAAACTTCGGTATTGCTGAATAAGAATGTGCCGGAGATCACTACCCCGTATATGCGGTTTTATGAGCTGGAAGCGCTTTGTGCATTAGGCGAACAGGGCTATGTGCTGAAAGAAATGAAAGACTACTGGGGCGGCATGCTCAGGCTGGGTGCTACCTCTTTTTGGGAGGAATATGATCCGTCCAAAAAAGGAGCGGAACATTATGCGATGTATGGAAGGAAATATGGTAAAAGTCTCTGCCATGCCTGGGGTGCCAGTCCGTTATACCTGCTGGGCAAATATTACCTGGGTATAAGCCCAACGGCCCCGGGATACACGGAGTATGAAGTAAAGCCTGCACTGGGTGGCTTAAAATGGATGGAGGGAAAAGTACCTACCCCGGCGGGTACTATAGAACTGTATTGCAGTGATAAGGAAATTAAAATTACTTCACCGGTGGGTACCGGAAAGCTGATCATTGCCAGTAAAACAAAACCGGTGTGCAAGGAAGGGGAGATAGTAAGCAAGGGGAATAATGTATACGCATTAACGATCGAAAAAGATAAGAAGTATTCGATCCGGTATCAGGCAATGTGA
- a CDS encoding sodium:solute symporter family transporter produces MSHLISKLQPIDYAIVVVYLVVLLVIGYRASFGKKKKDETLFLAGKSLNWYNIGFNMWGTNVGPSMLLAFASIGYATGIVAGNFEWYAFVFLLLLAMVFAPRYLASNVTTMPEFMGQRYGEGTRNILAWYALIKILISWLSLGLFAGGFLVRQILGIPMWQSVIVLVLFAALFAVAGGLKAIARVNVFQMILLIIVSCILCVLGVQKVGGLSALFSKTPASYWSLVKPASDPGYPWPAILLGYPVSAVAFFCTDQAMVQSVLGARNLEQGQLGVSFIGWLKILSIPLFIIPGIACSVLYPQLASPDEAYMTMVTHLFPAGLNGLVIVVLIAVLVGTIGSSLNALSTVFTTDIYVKKINPGATSRQIIKVGRLTVLAGCGFAIMMAIAIDSIKGLNLFDVFQAVLGFIAPPLSAVFLLTVFWKKTTRRAVNFTLSWGSAISLGIGVVYLWVLPAKEYPFWPHYLLLSFFIFLLLVVIAVLIAVTDPHPVRTAVVTQELAKPTKRVKIVWGALCTVMIILYLIFG; encoded by the coding sequence ATGAGTCATCTGATTTCAAAATTACAACCGATCGATTATGCCATTGTGGTAGTATACCTCGTGGTATTGCTGGTTATTGGCTACCGCGCCAGCTTTGGCAAAAAGAAAAAAGATGAGACCTTGTTCTTAGCCGGCAAGTCGCTCAACTGGTACAATATCGGCTTCAATATGTGGGGTACCAATGTAGGCCCCTCGATGCTGCTGGCCTTTGCCAGTATCGGTTATGCCACGGGGATTGTGGCCGGTAATTTTGAATGGTATGCTTTTGTGTTCCTGCTATTACTGGCGATGGTGTTCGCCCCACGGTACCTGGCCAGTAATGTAACCACCATGCCGGAGTTCATGGGACAGCGGTACGGAGAAGGTACCCGCAATATTCTTGCCTGGTATGCGCTTATCAAAATATTGATATCCTGGTTATCGCTCGGTTTGTTTGCGGGCGGTTTTCTGGTGCGGCAGATATTGGGCATCCCCATGTGGCAATCAGTGATCGTGTTGGTTTTGTTCGCTGCATTGTTTGCCGTAGCGGGCGGTCTCAAAGCGATCGCACGTGTAAATGTGTTCCAGATGATCCTGCTAATCATTGTATCCTGCATTCTTTGTGTGCTGGGCGTTCAGAAAGTGGGCGGACTTTCTGCATTATTTTCAAAAACACCGGCATCCTATTGGAGCCTGGTAAAACCCGCGTCGGATCCGGGTTATCCCTGGCCGGCTATTTTGCTGGGCTATCCCGTGTCGGCTGTTGCTTTCTTTTGTACGGATCAGGCCATGGTACAATCCGTGTTGGGGGCGCGCAACCTGGAGCAGGGGCAACTGGGTGTAAGTTTTATCGGCTGGCTGAAGATCCTTTCCATACCCTTATTCATTATTCCGGGTATTGCCTGTTCGGTATTGTATCCGCAGCTGGCAAGTCCGGATGAAGCCTATATGACGATGGTTACGCACCTGTTTCCCGCCGGTTTGAACGGTTTGGTGATTGTAGTATTAATTGCGGTACTGGTTGGTACAATCGGCTCCTCATTAAATGCACTCAGCACGGTATTTACAACCGATATTTATGTAAAGAAAATAAATCCCGGGGCCACCAGCCGGCAGATCATTAAGGTAGGCCGGCTCACCGTGCTGGCGGGTTGCGGGTTTGCAATAATGATGGCCATTGCTATCGACAGTATCAAAGGGCTCAATTTATTTGATGTATTCCAGGCGGTGCTGGGCTTTATTGCGCCGCCGTTATCTGCGGTGTTCCTGCTGACCGTGTTCTGGAAAAAGACCACGCGCCGGGCGGTGAACTTTACGCTTTCCTGGGGATCGGCCATCAGCCTGGGGATCGGTGTGGTTTATTTATGGGTGTTGCCGGCAAAGGAGTACCCGTTCTGGCCGCACTACCTGCTGCTGTCGTTCTTTATTTTCCTGCTGCTGGTAGTCATTGCGGTATTGATCGCCGTTACAGACCCGCACCCGGTACGTACGGCCGTCGTTACACAGGAACTGGCGAAGCCCACCAAACGGGTAAAAATCGTTTGGGGCGCTTTGTGTACGGTAATGATCATTTTGTATTTAATATTTGGTTAA